A region of the Sphingobium yanoikuyae genome:
CGCCCCGATCGCCGAAGCCGCGGCCGAGAAACAGGCCGGTGCACTGGATGAAGAACAGCGCGACGAGATCAAGGCCTGGGCCGCTGCGACCGACAATGTCGGCGTCTTCTTTGGCGAGGATATCTTCCTCGCCATCGGGTCGATCCTGCTGATCAAGGGGCTGCTGGAGCAATATGGCATCTTGCTCGAACCGCTCCAGCTGTCGGTCTGGGCGATCCCGACCGCGATCGCCGCGCTGCTGATCCACGGCTTTCGCCTGTGGCGGCTCGACCGCCGGCTGAACGCGCAGGGTGCCAAGGAAGCGGAGGACGCCGCATGATCACGCTCCACTGGGTCTATGCGCTGATGGGCGCGGTGTTCGCCGGCTATGCGCTGCTCGGCGCCGCCGATCGCAGCAACCCGCGCAGCTTCACCACCGCCGCCTTCTGGGCACTGCTCGCGCTCAGCATGTGGGCGGGCGATCGGATTGGCGACATCGGCAATGGCGTCCTGGTCCTCGGCCTCGTCGCCATTGCCGGCTTCAAGGGGCTGGGACGCGGCAGCGGCGGCGTGCCGCTGGAAGAGCGGCAGGCGCGGGCCGATCGCCATGGCAATGGCCTGTTCGCCATCGCCCTGGTCATCCCCGTCACCGCGCTGGCCGGCACTTTCCTGTTCAAGGCGTTCCCCGCCTGGATCGATCCCAAGCAGACCACGCTCATCTCGCTGGCACTCGGCGTCCTGATCGCGCTCGCCATCGGCTGCACCTGGCTGCGCGCCCGGCCGATCGTCGCCCTGCAACAGGGGCGGCAGTTGATGGACTCGGTCGGCTGGGTGGGCATATTGCCGCAGATGCTCGCCAGCCTCGGCGCGGTGTTCGCGCTGGCCGGCGTCGGCGATGTCGTCGGCGGCATCGTCCGCCTCGCCATTCCCGATGGCAGCCTGCTCGGCGCGGTGATCGCTTATGGCCTGGGCATGGCGCTCTTCACCATCGTCATGGGCAATGCCTTTGCCGCCTTCCCGGTGATGACCGCGGCGATCGGCATCCCGCTGCTGATCCACCAATATCATGGCGATCCGGCGATCATCTGCGCGATCGGCATGCTCGCGGGCTTTTGCGGCACATTGCTGACGCCGATGGCCGCCAATTTCAACCTCCTCCCCGCCGCGCTGCTGCAGCTCAAGGATGAATATGGCGTGATCCGCCGCCAAGTCGGCACCGCCCTCCCCCTGCTCTGCGTCAACATCCTCCTGATCTATTGGCTGGCCTTCCGATGACCCGACTTTCCCAAGACATTGCCGACCGTTTCGCTGCCCTCACCCTGTCCCATCTGGGGCGGCAATATCCCTACAAGATGGACCTGACCTATCAGGGGCCGGAGGATGCGCGCATCCCGGCGGAGCATCATCCGATCTTCCATGGCAGCTATGACTGGCACAGTTGCGTCCATGGCTGGTGGCAGGTAATGCGCCTGCGCCGCCTCTACCCCGCCATGGCCCAGGCCGATGCGATCCGCGCCCGCGCCGACATGATGCTGGTGCCGGACAAGGTCGCGGGCGAACGGGCCTTCCTCACCCGCCCGACCGCCGGCGGGTTCGAACGCCCCTATGGCTGGGCCTGGCTGCTCGCCCTTCATGCCGAACTCGCCCGGCAGGACGGCCCCTGGGCCGCCGCGATCGAACCGCTGGCGCTCGACTTCGCCGCGCGCTTCCACGCCTTCCTGCCGAAAATGACCTATCCGCTGCGCGTCGGCACCCATTTCAACAGCAGCTTCGCGCTGATCCACGCTTATGACTGGGCCGAGAACCGCGATCCCGCGCTCCAGGCACTGATCCGCGAGCGCGCCCTTGCCTGGTTCGGGCAGGACCGCGCCTGCCAGGCCTGGGAACCGGGTGGCGACGAGTTTCTCTCCTCGGCGCTCACCGAAGCGCTGCTGATGAGCCGGCTGCTCGCGCGCGATGAATTTGCCGACTGGTTCGGCGCCTTCCTGCCCGATCTTCTGACCGGCCAGCCGGCGACCCTGTTCACCCCGGCCACCGTGTCGGATCGCAGCGACGGCAAGATCGCCCATCTCGACGGCCTGAACCTCAGCCGTGCCTGGTGCTGGCGCGGCATCGCCGCCGCGCTGGGCGCCGACGCCCCGATCGCGCCGATCGCCGAGCAGGCGGCCCTCGTCCATCTCGACGCCGCGCTCCCCCATATAGCCGGCGACTATATGGGGGAACATTGGCTGTCCAGCTTCGCGCTGCTGGCGCTGG
Encoded here:
- a CDS encoding DUF979 domain-containing protein codes for the protein MITLHWVYALMGAVFAGYALLGAADRSNPRSFTTAAFWALLALSMWAGDRIGDIGNGVLVLGLVAIAGFKGLGRGSGGVPLEERQARADRHGNGLFAIALVIPVTALAGTFLFKAFPAWIDPKQTTLISLALGVLIALAIGCTWLRARPIVALQQGRQLMDSVGWVGILPQMLASLGAVFALAGVGDVVGGIVRLAIPDGSLLGAVIAYGLGMALFTIVMGNAFAAFPVMTAAIGIPLLIHQYHGDPAIICAIGMLAGFCGTLLTPMAANFNLLPAALLQLKDEYGVIRRQVGTALPLLCVNILLIYWLAFR
- a CDS encoding DUF2891 domain-containing protein, with amino-acid sequence MTRLSQDIADRFAALTLSHLGRQYPYKMDLTYQGPEDARIPAEHHPIFHGSYDWHSCVHGWWQVMRLRRLYPAMAQADAIRARADMMLVPDKVAGERAFLTRPTAGGFERPYGWAWLLALHAELARQDGPWAAAIEPLALDFAARFHAFLPKMTYPLRVGTHFNSSFALIHAYDWAENRDPALQALIRERALAWFGQDRACQAWEPGGDEFLSSALTEALLMSRLLARDEFADWFGAFLPDLLTGQPATLFTPATVSDRSDGKIAHLDGLNLSRAWCWRGIAAALGADAPIAPIAEQAALVHLDAALPHIAGDYMGEHWLSSFALLALE